A genomic region of Prosthecobacter algae contains the following coding sequences:
- a CDS encoding response regulator transcription factor: MASKSSNTPASPQRVLIVDDHPVFRAGLTGLVGMEPDLAVCGEAHDAGQAMAAIAKLNPDLVMMDMSLPDKSGLETLKDVRAAYPHIPVLMISMHDETLYAERVIRAGGRGYIMKQEGPEKVIQAIRKVLAGGISVSERISTLILDALASSQHPKQEGASVTKLTDREFEVYRLIGQGKEPQEVARLLHLSVKTVDTHRSQIKKKLGLKNNTELVHHATRWAAEQG; the protein is encoded by the coding sequence ATGGCCTCAAAAAGCTCTAACACGCCAGCCTCCCCCCAACGTGTGTTGATCGTGGATGATCATCCCGTCTTCCGGGCTGGTCTCACGGGTCTTGTAGGCATGGAACCCGACCTGGCCGTTTGTGGTGAGGCGCACGATGCGGGGCAGGCCATGGCAGCCATTGCCAAGCTGAATCCAGACCTCGTGATGATGGACATGAGCCTGCCTGATAAGAGCGGACTGGAGACCCTGAAAGACGTCCGTGCAGCCTATCCTCACATCCCCGTCTTGATGATCTCCATGCATGACGAGACGCTTTATGCGGAACGTGTCATCCGGGCCGGAGGGCGTGGTTACATCATGAAACAAGAGGGGCCCGAGAAAGTCATCCAGGCCATCCGTAAAGTTTTGGCGGGTGGGATATCGGTGAGTGAGCGTATTTCCACACTCATCCTGGATGCCCTGGCGAGCTCCCAGCACCCCAAGCAGGAAGGGGCGTCCGTTACCAAATTGACCGATCGTGAATTTGAGGTCTATCGCCTGATCGGGCAGGGGAAGGAGCCGCAAGAAGTCGCGCGCTTACTTCATCTCAGTGTCAAAACTGTGGATACTCACCGCAGCCAAATCAAAAAGAAACTGGGGCTGAAAAATAACACTGAGCTGGTGCACCATGCCACCCGCTGGGCTGCGGAACAGGGGTGA
- a CDS encoding HlyD family secretion protein — translation MTDFANSPQLPALSLAGATRYTRLFSRLLVLGFIAFVLGCFFLPWRQFVSGSGRVIAFNPLDRRINIEAQVSGRVKHLHVVEGQRVKKGDLVVEIQDNDPDLIANLQAQREAIDSRRNFALGRVESLIAQITQQELAKAQAIDGAEQRVAASKIAAETAALNYSRTHALFEKGLSSQREHELATLQRDSTTADLKSAQAALKRTSNDFDATISSIHAQKGSAHSDVATADRDLSVIDVQINQSQRQIVESPRDGIVLQVAATDGTYLRPGSLICIIIPETDSRFVEIWVSGNDMPLIHARKEEGGVVTPGSSVRLAFEGWPAVQMIGWPQLAIGTFGGEVVFVDATDDGLGRFRVVIGPSDDVVNRGDGQGPVNVGWPDKQRWLRQGVRANAWVMLNEVPLWFELWRQINGFPPLISNAEGKLDPTKK, via the coding sequence ATGACTGACTTTGCCAACTCTCCGCAACTGCCCGCGCTCTCGCTCGCGGGCGCCACACGTTACACGCGTTTATTCAGTCGTCTGCTGGTACTGGGCTTCATCGCTTTTGTGCTGGGCTGTTTCTTTTTGCCCTGGCGTCAGTTTGTTTCCGGCAGCGGCAGAGTCATCGCCTTCAATCCGCTGGATCGCCGCATCAACATCGAGGCCCAGGTCTCCGGCCGGGTCAAGCACCTGCACGTGGTCGAAGGGCAGCGTGTGAAAAAAGGCGACCTCGTGGTGGAGATCCAGGACAACGACCCCGACCTCATCGCCAATCTTCAAGCCCAGCGCGAGGCGATTGACAGTCGGCGAAACTTCGCGTTAGGCCGGGTGGAGTCCCTCATCGCGCAGATCACGCAGCAGGAGTTGGCGAAGGCTCAGGCCATTGATGGGGCAGAGCAGCGCGTGGCTGCCTCCAAGATTGCTGCTGAAACAGCGGCCCTGAACTACTCACGCACCCATGCCTTGTTTGAGAAAGGGCTTTCTTCTCAGCGTGAGCATGAACTGGCAACCCTACAGCGGGACTCCACGACCGCCGATTTAAAGTCTGCCCAGGCAGCCTTGAAGCGCACCAGCAATGACTTTGATGCCACCATTTCCTCCATCCACGCCCAGAAAGGATCTGCCCATAGCGATGTCGCTACGGCAGACCGTGACCTCTCAGTCATTGACGTGCAGATCAATCAATCGCAGCGCCAGATCGTCGAGTCTCCGCGTGATGGCATCGTCCTCCAGGTGGCCGCGACGGATGGCACTTACCTGCGTCCCGGTTCATTGATCTGCATCATCATTCCGGAAACAGACAGTCGCTTTGTAGAAATCTGGGTCAGTGGCAATGACATGCCTCTCATCCATGCCCGCAAAGAGGAAGGTGGTGTCGTCACACCCGGGAGCTCGGTCCGTTTAGCCTTTGAAGGCTGGCCCGCCGTGCAGATGATCGGCTGGCCTCAGCTCGCCATCGGCACCTTTGGCGGGGAGGTCGTCTTTGTGGATGCGACGGATGATGGGTTAGGCCGTTTCCGTGTGGTCATCGGCCCTTCGGATGATGTGGTGAACCGGGGAGATGGCCAGGGCCCCGTGAATGTGGGCTGGCCGGATAAGCAGCGCTGGCTTCGTCAAGGGGTGCGTGCGAATGCTTGGGTCATGCTGAATGAAGTACCCCTGTGGTTTGAACTGTGGCGTCAGATCAATGGTTTCCCGCCTCTGATCTCAAATGCCGAAGGGAAACTCGACCCCACCAAAAAATGA
- a CDS encoding CHASE domain-containing protein → MSLSACPDTPVRAPAYFALVLGVTVSWLLTVMLLQTREDDRQDEVRRLAKDRTEVIRGQILRSMEVLHGIVAFFESRKEISRTEFGAFVGSFLTRQPELQALAWDPRVEGAQRESWEQRARDEGFREFRFTEEESEGKIVTARPSDEYFPVFYLESLQKNAPALGFNVKAEPRRRAALEQARDSGSARATAPIRLAQEQGSQRGFVVFEPLYQGMPTTVDERRQQLTGFATAVFRIGDLINLSLAEARDSGVALSLRDAGDGTLLYHQEGARLQGYPTWTTEVDVAGRQWRLLFEPTQGFLSLRSDLMPWITLTGGLVITLLLASYLWKTASQTAVVNRARKELLAEVSVRKQAEATAEAASRAKSEFLANMSHEIRTPMNAILGYAQILARDAALPRFHRDAVATILNSGDHLLHLIQEILDLSKIDAGRMEVEKTNFDLAALVRELTAMFQHPCEEKQIGFRIEVADLEKATPVYGDEGKLRQVLINLLANAVKFTASGRIILRVLPLEKEAWRFEVEDTGIGIPEEAQQRIFEPFQQEAGARGGAGLGLAIARRQMEILGGRMGLHSQLGRGSCFHVELTLPTVAAHGVSRASVRELVSLAKGCTVRALVVDDIRENREVLASMLTLIGCEVVLAEHGRQAVEVVQVSRPQIVFMDIRMPQFDGLQATRRILEEFNTTEIKIVATSASALAHERELCLKAGCDDFVAKPFRAERIYGCLRHLLGVDFEYKGELPGAEAGESIDLSQITLPEELAARLTMAAELHSATVLKSCLAELEQLGTAGQRLAQHLRGFLASYDMKTIQRIIAQISIS, encoded by the coding sequence ATGTCTCTCTCTGCCTGCCCTGACACTCCCGTGAGGGCACCCGCCTATTTTGCGCTGGTGCTCGGCGTTACGGTGTCTTGGCTGCTTACCGTCATGCTGCTCCAGACGCGGGAAGATGACCGGCAGGATGAAGTCAGAAGATTGGCCAAAGATCGCACCGAGGTCATTCGCGGACAGATCCTACGTTCCATGGAGGTGCTGCATGGGATCGTGGCTTTTTTTGAATCGCGGAAGGAGATCTCCCGGACTGAGTTCGGTGCCTTTGTGGGCAGTTTTTTGACGCGGCAGCCAGAGTTGCAAGCCTTGGCCTGGGACCCGCGTGTGGAAGGGGCACAGCGCGAAAGTTGGGAACAGCGTGCCCGGGATGAGGGCTTTCGTGAGTTTCGTTTTACTGAAGAGGAGAGCGAAGGGAAAATCGTCACGGCTCGTCCCTCGGATGAATACTTCCCGGTGTTTTACCTGGAGAGTTTGCAAAAGAATGCGCCCGCATTGGGTTTCAATGTCAAGGCCGAGCCCCGGCGCCGAGCGGCCCTGGAGCAGGCACGCGATAGCGGCAGCGCCCGGGCCACCGCACCCATCCGGTTGGCTCAGGAGCAGGGATCCCAGCGTGGGTTTGTGGTCTTTGAGCCGCTTTATCAAGGAATGCCCACGACGGTGGATGAACGTCGGCAGCAGCTCACCGGCTTTGCCACGGCGGTCTTCCGCATTGGGGATCTCATCAATCTCTCTTTGGCGGAGGCACGGGACAGTGGCGTGGCGCTGTCTCTGCGGGATGCGGGTGATGGCACCCTGCTGTATCATCAGGAGGGCGCACGTCTCCAGGGCTACCCCACCTGGACCACGGAGGTGGATGTGGCTGGCAGGCAATGGCGGCTTTTGTTTGAGCCCACTCAGGGATTCCTCAGCCTGCGGTCAGATCTCATGCCGTGGATCACCCTCACGGGCGGTCTGGTGATCACCTTGCTCCTAGCTTCCTACTTGTGGAAAACAGCAAGCCAAACAGCGGTGGTGAATCGGGCGCGGAAAGAGCTGCTGGCGGAAGTGTCGGTGCGCAAACAGGCCGAAGCGACAGCGGAGGCGGCCAGCCGGGCTAAGTCGGAATTTCTCGCCAACATGAGTCATGAGATCCGCACCCCCATGAATGCCATTTTGGGCTATGCGCAGATCCTGGCGCGGGATGCCGCCCTGCCGCGTTTCCATCGCGATGCCGTGGCCACCATCCTCAACAGCGGAGACCATCTGCTGCACCTCATTCAAGAGATCCTGGACCTGTCCAAGATAGATGCCGGGCGCATGGAGGTGGAAAAGACGAACTTCGACCTGGCAGCACTCGTGCGCGAATTGACCGCCATGTTTCAGCATCCCTGCGAGGAAAAACAGATCGGCTTCCGCATCGAGGTGGCGGATCTGGAGAAGGCCACCCCGGTCTATGGCGATGAAGGCAAGCTGCGGCAGGTACTCATTAATCTTTTGGCCAATGCCGTGAAGTTTACCGCCAGCGGGCGCATCATTCTACGGGTGCTGCCCTTGGAAAAGGAAGCCTGGCGTTTTGAGGTGGAAGACACCGGCATCGGCATTCCGGAAGAGGCCCAACAACGCATCTTCGAGCCCTTCCAGCAGGAGGCTGGTGCACGTGGGGGAGCGGGGCTGGGGCTGGCCATCGCCCGCCGTCAGATGGAGATCCTGGGTGGCCGTATGGGATTACACTCGCAGTTAGGCCGGGGCTCCTGTTTTCATGTGGAGCTCACTCTGCCCACCGTGGCCGCGCATGGGGTTTCACGGGCCTCGGTGCGGGAACTCGTGAGCCTGGCCAAAGGCTGCACCGTGCGTGCTTTGGTGGTGGATGACATCCGGGAAAATCGTGAAGTTCTCGCCTCCATGCTCACCTTGATCGGCTGTGAGGTCGTTCTGGCGGAGCACGGACGCCAGGCCGTAGAAGTGGTGCAGGTATCCCGCCCGCAGATCGTCTTCATGGATATTCGGATGCCTCAGTTCGATGGGTTGCAGGCCACCCGCCGCATCTTGGAAGAGTTCAACACCACGGAGATTAAAATCGTCGCCACTTCCGCCTCCGCCCTGGCTCATGAAAGGGAGCTTTGTCTCAAAGCGGGGTGCGACGACTTCGTGGCGAAACCTTTCCGGGCAGAGCGCATTTATGGTTGCCTGCGTCATTTGTTAGGCGTGGACTTTGAGTACAAGGGCGAGTTACCCGGCGCAGAAGCAGGAGAGTCCATTGATCTCAGCCAGATAACTTTGCCGGAGGAATTAGCCGCCCGGCTGACGATGGCAGCGGAGCTGCACAGCGCCACGGTTTTGAAGAGTTGCCTGGCGGAACTCGAGCAACTGGGCACAGCGGGCCAGCGGCTGGCACAACACTTGCGCGGCTTTCTAGCCAGCTATGACATGAAAACCATTCAGCGCATCATCGCCCAGATCTCCATCTCATGA
- a CDS encoding TolC family protein, producing the protein MLPEVLASVQTQYPPYLAALIEQDIANGRARQALGAFDLNLSAGGAFKPAGYYDGQTGYAVLEQPLPFWGGNVYGGYRLSSGFLPNYNKERTSTDGEAVLGFRMPLLRDGTIDRRRATFWQSQIDQELADPMILRQYLDFIRAATVSYYGWVAAGQRLSLTEELLRIAKNRDSGIAEQVKRGASAPIVQIDNQRLVVSREIAVVQALRRFQSSAIELSLFHRSRELAEPIISPRERVPAVFPPHPRPDETQVTAAIAKAAIFRPEIRRIELTIEKNEIDRKLAKNNLLPQLDVGVEAAQANGGTQPKDIERTEIEAKIEFKMPLQRREAKGRMEVAEALIQRLNNEKQFARDRIAADVRDSHSAIIAAYDALLQTRKNVDLSQQLEDAENERLKQGATDLLALQIREQATFDAKVLEVEAQAEYFRAQANYRAATAADAPPSLAR; encoded by the coding sequence ATGCTTCCGGAAGTGCTGGCCAGCGTGCAGACCCAGTATCCGCCCTACTTGGCAGCTTTGATCGAGCAAGACATCGCCAATGGCCGCGCCCGTCAGGCCCTAGGCGCTTTTGATCTCAACCTCAGTGCCGGCGGTGCCTTCAAGCCAGCGGGTTATTACGATGGGCAAACGGGGTATGCCGTGCTGGAACAGCCCTTACCCTTTTGGGGTGGCAATGTGTATGGGGGCTATCGCCTCAGCAGCGGCTTTTTGCCCAACTATAACAAAGAGCGTACCAGCACAGATGGTGAGGCCGTGTTGGGCTTTCGCATGCCCCTGCTTCGTGACGGCACCATTGACCGCCGCCGGGCCACCTTTTGGCAGTCCCAGATTGATCAGGAACTCGCGGATCCGATGATTCTCCGGCAGTATCTGGACTTCATCCGCGCGGCCACAGTTTCTTATTATGGCTGGGTCGCGGCAGGGCAGCGGCTCAGCCTGACGGAGGAGTTGCTGCGCATCGCTAAAAATCGCGACTCAGGCATCGCGGAGCAGGTCAAACGTGGAGCCTCCGCTCCCATCGTCCAGATTGATAATCAGCGCCTCGTTGTCAGTCGTGAGATCGCAGTGGTGCAAGCCCTGCGGCGGTTTCAATCGTCCGCCATTGAGCTCTCGCTTTTCCATCGCTCGCGTGAGCTGGCAGAGCCCATCATCAGCCCCCGCGAGCGTGTGCCTGCCGTCTTTCCTCCGCATCCCCGGCCCGATGAAACGCAAGTCACGGCAGCCATCGCTAAGGCGGCCATTTTCCGCCCTGAAATCCGTCGCATCGAGCTGACCATCGAAAAGAACGAGATTGATCGCAAGCTCGCGAAAAACAACCTCCTTCCCCAGTTGGATGTCGGTGTGGAGGCTGCGCAGGCCAACGGTGGGACACAGCCTAAGGACATTGAGCGGACAGAAATCGAGGCCAAAATCGAGTTCAAGATGCCGCTTCAGAGGCGTGAAGCCAAAGGGCGGATGGAGGTGGCGGAGGCCCTCATCCAGCGCCTGAACAATGAGAAGCAGTTTGCCCGTGACCGCATCGCTGCAGACGTGCGTGACAGCCACAGCGCCATCATTGCGGCCTATGATGCATTGCTTCAGACCCGTAAGAATGTGGATCTCTCCCAGCAGCTCGAAGATGCTGAAAACGAACGTCTTAAACAAGGCGCGACGGACCTGCTGGCTCTGCAAATTCGTGAGCAGGCCACCTTCGATGCCAAGGTGCTGGAGGTGGAGGCGCAGGCAGAGTACTTCCGTGCCCAGGCAAACTATCGCGCCGCCACCGCTGCGGATGCGCCGCCTAGTTTGGCGCGGTAA
- a CDS encoding ABC transporter ATP-binding protein, with product MPALSPSGNSPADKPTRPLSVNTLAQLSAITGTEYDHERAKIAVQNATQAESEPLGQLVSAASKVYIHVSPVRLPITELVWQAQNDTPVIIWSEKEESWIVITFAGWFSIRIAEGDHPTARRSITRKELAAKLGLSGIKEVVEAGIVHPERAAHDMSVHAAQARHAQMYGSNGAGQHRNGHGNGHAHIHLSPVTRFFRLLKAERQEIVTLLIFSVFSGILYLAAPLAVDAVVSNLAFGGQSQPYFQALVIVGVALMAALSLQALITGLQYYISDIIQRRIFVRAAADLAYRLPRVRAESLEGVHAPELVNRFLDVVTAQKSTALLLLDGVNLTLGSLIGMVLLALYHPVLLMFVAILLLLIVLVLWLCGRGAVETSIAESRTKYDLVNWFEEIAAYPFLFKGPGGYQLAYERSNHLASEYVMRRSAHFRVVMRQIIGLLILSVLAGATLLVLGGWLVVSQQITLGQLVASELIMSAIVASLAKMGKKLEAWYDAMAAMDKLGHIFDLEIERETGEQPVKKEGGASVVADSLSFGYNEHALLFHLRTFTIQSGARAAIVGPHGAGASSLLDILFGLRTPTSGHVCIDGLDLRSWYLEALRDHVQLLRRDEIVDATVVENLRLGRADIGMDEIREALVRVGLLDKLLARPEGLNLRLKIGGAPLSGNERTRLLLARSLVQRPRLLLIDELFDSLDTESFKTLSAAILDKSLPWTVVLTTRDHDVTQLCDQVIQLAPCNLTDGTASTQLKG from the coding sequence ATGCCTGCGCTTTCACCTTCCGGCAACTCACCTGCTGACAAACCTACACGCCCCCTGTCTGTGAACACGTTGGCGCAGTTGAGTGCCATCACTGGAACGGAGTATGATCATGAGCGGGCGAAGATCGCGGTGCAAAACGCGACCCAGGCCGAGAGCGAGCCGCTAGGGCAACTGGTCAGCGCAGCGTCTAAGGTGTACATCCATGTCTCTCCTGTGCGCCTACCGATCACCGAGTTGGTGTGGCAGGCCCAGAATGACACCCCGGTGATCATTTGGTCCGAGAAGGAAGAGAGTTGGATCGTCATCACCTTCGCAGGCTGGTTTAGCATTCGCATCGCAGAGGGGGACCATCCCACGGCCCGCCGCAGCATCACGCGGAAGGAGCTCGCGGCCAAACTGGGCCTCAGCGGGATCAAGGAAGTCGTCGAAGCCGGTATCGTGCATCCAGAGCGCGCCGCGCATGACATGAGCGTGCATGCAGCCCAGGCCCGGCATGCGCAGATGTATGGTAGCAATGGGGCGGGCCAGCATCGAAATGGCCATGGAAATGGGCATGCGCACATTCATCTGAGCCCAGTCACTCGTTTCTTCCGGCTTTTGAAAGCGGAGCGGCAGGAGATTGTAACGCTGCTCATCTTTTCCGTCTTCTCTGGTATCCTTTACTTAGCGGCCCCTTTGGCGGTGGATGCGGTGGTTAGTAATCTCGCCTTCGGAGGGCAGTCGCAGCCTTACTTCCAGGCTTTGGTCATCGTGGGCGTGGCCTTGATGGCCGCCCTGTCTCTCCAGGCCTTGATCACAGGCCTACAGTATTACATTTCAGACATCATCCAGCGGCGCATTTTTGTGCGGGCGGCGGCAGACCTCGCTTATCGTCTCCCCCGCGTGCGGGCAGAGTCGCTGGAAGGCGTCCACGCTCCTGAGTTGGTGAATCGCTTTTTAGATGTGGTCACCGCGCAGAAAAGCACCGCGCTGCTCTTGCTGGATGGGGTGAATTTGACCCTCGGCAGCCTCATCGGCATGGTGCTGCTGGCTTTGTATCACCCGGTGCTGTTGATGTTTGTGGCTATCTTGCTCCTGCTCATTGTGCTGGTGCTCTGGTTGTGTGGGCGCGGCGCTGTGGAGACCAGCATTGCAGAGTCGCGCACGAAGTATGACCTAGTGAATTGGTTTGAGGAGATCGCCGCTTACCCCTTTCTCTTCAAAGGCCCCGGTGGTTATCAGCTCGCTTATGAGCGCTCGAATCACCTCGCTTCTGAGTATGTCATGCGTCGCTCCGCGCACTTTCGGGTGGTCATGCGGCAGATCATCGGCCTGCTCATTCTTTCCGTCCTGGCGGGGGCAACATTGCTCGTGCTAGGTGGCTGGCTGGTCGTTAGTCAGCAGATCACCCTGGGCCAGTTGGTGGCCAGTGAGCTCATCATGAGTGCCATCGTGGCTTCCTTGGCTAAAATGGGGAAAAAGCTGGAGGCCTGGTATGACGCCATGGCGGCCATGGATAAGCTGGGGCACATTTTCGACTTGGAGATCGAGCGCGAAACAGGAGAGCAGCCGGTGAAGAAAGAAGGTGGGGCCTCCGTCGTGGCGGATAGTCTCAGCTTTGGTTATAACGAGCATGCCCTCCTGTTTCATCTCCGCACCTTCACCATCCAGTCAGGGGCACGGGCGGCCATCGTCGGCCCGCACGGTGCCGGGGCCAGCTCTTTGCTGGATATCCTCTTCGGCCTGCGCACTCCCACGTCGGGGCATGTCTGCATTGATGGGCTGGATCTGCGGAGCTGGTATCTCGAGGCTCTGCGGGACCACGTGCAGCTCCTGCGCCGGGATGAAATCGTGGACGCCACCGTGGTTGAAAACCTTCGCCTTGGCCGGGCCGATATCGGCATGGATGAAATCCGCGAGGCGCTCGTGCGTGTGGGCTTGCTGGATAAACTTTTAGCCCGGCCTGAAGGGCTCAATCTACGGCTCAAGATCGGTGGTGCCCCCCTCTCTGGGAATGAGCGCACCCGCTTGCTATTGGCACGCTCACTCGTGCAGCGGCCTCGCCTCCTTCTCATTGACGAGTTGTTTGACAGCCTAGATACCGAATCCTTCAAGACACTCTCCGCTGCCATATTGGATAAATCCCTGCCCTGGACAGTCGTCCTCACTACACGGGATCATGATGTCACTCAGCTCTGCGACCAAGTGATCCAACTCGCCCCTTGTAACCTGACCGATGGCACCGCTTCGACCCAGCTCAAAGGCTAA
- a CDS encoding sigma-54 dependent transcriptional regulator — translation MNRPRILIADDTPASLSLLSHVLEPQGYEILAVSSGKDALKLAERAQPDLILLDVMMPGHDGFHVCRTLKADEATRDVPVIFITSRNETASVLNGFRMGAVDYIVKPFQAEEVVTRVATHLKISRLTRELQQRNAELEAEGSRRVAAETSRDKATQKLSTLASREAERWGLDGFVGESPHMKRILADIERLRQFSKTSVLITGESGTGKELVARALHHHSSRAAEAFIPVNCVAVPADLLESLFFGHVKGAFTGATADRKGYFELADGGTLFLDEIGDMPAALQAKLLRVLEDGEVTPVGSTKSHRVDVRVLSATNADLAAKILTGDFRQDLYYRLARYTVETAPLRERREDLPLLAGHFLKVFAAEMGMTAPSLDASALALLSHHSFPGNVRELKNAMERALILSGGQTVKREHLQLFEPVLAPATVAKAPARTAADTVPLDLGAAEHTLIQRALEQTGGNVTEAARLLNVNRSRIYRRMPVSK, via the coding sequence ATGAATCGTCCCCGCATCCTCATTGCTGATGATACTCCGGCCAGTCTGTCCCTGCTCAGTCATGTGCTGGAGCCGCAAGGGTATGAAATCCTCGCTGTCTCCAGTGGCAAAGATGCCCTGAAGCTGGCGGAGCGCGCCCAGCCAGATCTCATCCTCCTGGACGTGATGATGCCTGGGCATGATGGGTTTCATGTCTGCCGCACGCTCAAGGCGGATGAAGCCACGCGGGATGTGCCCGTCATCTTCATCACCAGTCGGAATGAGACCGCGAGCGTGCTGAACGGTTTTCGCATGGGGGCTGTGGACTACATCGTCAAACCTTTCCAGGCCGAGGAAGTGGTGACCCGCGTGGCCACCCATTTGAAGATCAGCCGACTCACTCGCGAGCTGCAGCAGCGCAATGCCGAGCTGGAGGCGGAGGGCTCCCGCCGGGTCGCCGCTGAGACCTCGCGGGATAAGGCCACGCAGAAGCTTTCCACCCTGGCTTCCCGTGAGGCCGAGCGCTGGGGCCTGGATGGATTTGTCGGCGAAAGTCCGCACATGAAGCGCATCCTGGCCGACATCGAACGGCTGCGTCAGTTCAGCAAAACCAGCGTGCTCATCACCGGTGAGAGTGGCACCGGCAAGGAACTGGTGGCGCGTGCCCTGCATCATCACAGCTCGCGGGCGGCTGAGGCTTTCATCCCGGTGAACTGTGTGGCGGTCCCGGCGGATCTTTTGGAATCGCTTTTTTTCGGTCACGTCAAAGGGGCCTTCACAGGGGCTACGGCAGACCGCAAAGGTTACTTTGAATTGGCCGATGGCGGCACGCTCTTCCTGGATGAAATCGGCGACATGCCTGCCGCTCTTCAGGCGAAGCTGCTGCGTGTGCTGGAGGATGGGGAAGTGACGCCTGTGGGCTCCACCAAATCCCATCGAGTGGATGTGCGCGTGCTCAGTGCCACGAATGCGGACCTCGCCGCGAAGATCCTCACGGGAGACTTCCGCCAGGATCTTTACTACCGGCTCGCACGCTACACGGTGGAGACGGCCCCCCTGCGGGAAAGGCGTGAGGATTTACCCTTGCTGGCAGGCCATTTTTTAAAGGTGTTCGCGGCCGAGATGGGCATGACAGCGCCTTCATTGGATGCCTCTGCCCTCGCCCTATTGAGCCACCATTCCTTCCCAGGAAATGTGCGGGAACTCAAGAACGCCATGGAGCGTGCCTTGATCCTCAGCGGCGGCCAAACGGTGAAACGCGAGCACCTGCAATTGTTTGAACCCGTACTCGCACCCGCGACCGTGGCCAAGGCACCTGCACGCACCGCTGCCGACACGGTGCCTTTGGATCTAGGTGCTGCCGAGCATACTTTGATTCAACGCGCCCTTGAGCAAACAGGCGGCAATGTGACGGAGGCTGCGCGGCTGCTGAATGTGAATCGCAGCCGCATCTACCGCCGCATGCCGGTGAGTAAATAA